The window ATGGGTAGTTCAATTCCTTCCTTTTTACGTGGGAAGTTTCCTTCCTTTTATGCCCGAGGAAGGGGATCATGGGGAAGGGAAAAATTGTTTAGCCCTAAACGTGTTTAATCGCTCACCATTAGGACAATATGGACTGTTGGATTAATGTGAATGGATGGCCGAGATCTGTTAGATCTgcctctttgggtctttttatattggtataaatTAAACACatgtgttaccagtaacgctcgtAACATTATTCTCTCATTGAACCCTTGCATAACTGAGGACTGCGAGGGGTCGGTGTACTCCATATAAGCCAAGCCTCCCCTCTTGCACAAAGGTCCGCATCCCCTGTAACTCAACACTTCAATCAACAAAGCCTTTGCGGCACCGAGACGTCGGGatgttacctcctccgagaggggcctgaacttgtaaaaccgagtgtacaacctcaccgtagctatGCTCTGCCCTCTCCTACATACCCCCCATCTCTACTGTCAGATTCGTTCCCATGACAGACCACATGTAGAAGCAGGCGGCGGCGCAGCCGACCAATTGTCACACGCCGATCATAGTATACGGTAGCCACGGAACATTTTTTAAGGGAAGCAACCACGAAACATAGAACGATCTGACCCATGCGTATGTGCATCACTGACCTTGCCCACACGGGTACAGGGAGCCTCTGCTAGGTTAGCCATGCACCTCCCTAGCGCCACTGGCCGCTCCGGCCATGGCGGCCACGACCATCAAGGTGTGTGCTTCGAGGTGCAGAGGTCAAAAGCGCAATATTTATGGCGATCATTTGTATTCTTAGGAGGAGACTCGTCTTCACTAATCTCAACAACATTAGGATAAATTTCTTTTGTGTCCTACTTGGACCTTCCTTTCATATCAATGCCACCCATTATTCTGATCAAATAGCGGATGTTAAACAATTACGGATAAGGATGCATGCATGTTGTACTATGAGCCAAAAAACATTACTTCAATAATACGAGCTTGAGAGAAACCGAGATAGCATCCATGGCCGAAAAGAAGATAATGAAATAAAATGCGGATAAAGCATAAAGGTGTAGTACGCAAAAAATGATTTTGATATGCTGAGTGAGCCCAAAAGAAataatgacaaaggcaaggcagttAAAAACGAACGGTTGTCTCACAAAGTAGGATCCCAGATCAGGCAACAAAAAAATTAGTGTTCAGGCAATATAAACTCTGGAACAATGCATAGGCTGGAAGAGCAACTGAACTTACCTGAAAGAAAAGTTAAGCATATGAATTGACCAAGTTGATATTTTAGAGCCATGACCATTGGTGAAATTTATAGAGATTAGAAATTTCATACATTTCAAGTTGGCACTAATTGTGGTAGCATTGAGAGGGAATAATTTGTAGGCACTGGAGCATGCTGATAAAAGGTAGTACGCTAGAACAAAGATAAGGTGGATAATTTTTTGAAAGAAATGTTTCGGTGCAAAGTAGTCCATGGAGTAACTGCATTAACACTCCaggttctactccctccgtaaactaatacaagagcgtttagaatactaaagtagtgatctaaacgctcttatattaatttacagagggagtatcagtTAAGGACTAACCACAATAATAACATCCAATGTGGAGTAGCTAGATGGGTAGCAAGAGGCGAACCTAAAAGAGTTTGGCGGAGCCAGGGTGGCCTTGGAAGAACTGGTTGTGGTGAGCATGCATCCCATCACAAACTATCTATTAATTGATAAAACCTTTCACCATGTACGTAGGCCATAATCTATatccctatatagtgtgcgaataattttgaagactccatggttgaacttaagcataatgtacAAACCTCAaaacataagcatttctcctttgttctagaatctttcgtatcataattgtccaaactttttttctagatgAATTGtcgttatttgtttttactttatactttacaacgcacaattccatgaatcttaaaatatattaactttttttataaaaactaattgattttgaatgagataaactaaaagaattaaatgaacatctgcaTCATGCATATAtgtctcaaagcttacatgctagagtgtggtatttattcataatttggttgtcaaatctcatgcgtgcaatgcacgtgtaccttactagtcagtTGTAGTGCTAAAATGAACAGAGAAAATCAGTAAGCACATCATGATCAACAATCCTCACATTCAAATCATCTGCTTTATGCACTTGACTTTGAGAGCAAACAACTAATTCTAGTAAGCACATTTTGATCAGCTTAATTAAATCTTAAATATCAATTTATAATAGATTAATATAAAAGAGACTACAAATTAGGTGGCGAATAGTAAGGAAAAATGTACATGCCAGCAGCACATCGCATGCTCTATACTATCTCATGTCACTACCAATGCTGGCTATAGAACAAAAACAGAGAAAAAGGAAGTGATGTGTATTAAAGGAGATGAGTAATGCAGTCTATATCATGTCCAATTCTTTCATATATGCATGAAGAATATAGTCTAAACCCCAGCTTCAGTTGCCCCCAAAAAATCTAAGCTTCAGTTTTGTCATATACTTGAAAATATGTAAATGAGCAGTGAAAACTTTACAGAAGTATTGTCATCTAATAGTATCTGAACAAATTTAAGCAAGAGTTAATGCACTCTATATTTTTttaaccatattcatctttggctgAAAGGTCAATGCTTAATAATATAAGCATCAACTTAGGTAATAACCGAATGGGCATGCGCAGCAACGGTTGAAAAGGCATATTACCTTAGCATGCCAAACTACACATGTCATACTTGGCATGCGCCATGCCTTGGCTCCGCCATTATCAAACTAAGCTTTACCTGGACGCAGACGGACCACAAACAGCCATGCTCAACCTACACCAACAAATTATTCGAATTAAGAGATGTAATATTTTAGTGGAAAATATACTTAACTTGCCAAACATAAACTCCAATATAGCACATCAATATCAATTACAATATACATCTCCTTTTCGTTTTGAGCATCAGACATGTGTACTAATGATTCCAAATCTAGTTCAGTAAATTTAGGTGAACAGATTACAACAATGATAGCAATGATGTACAAAATGAAGTGAAGAATGGGATTCTGCTATTTTTGTCGAACCCTGTCTTGCAAATATGGTGCCTTCTAAAACCATGTAATACAAGCAAGAGCAGCATTACCTCAGCTTGATGGAGAAGGAACCCCAAGGAAATTAGAAAATGTAATCAACAGGGGCAACCCATGTTTCAATGCACTTCAAAAACTCGCAATGCTTAATGTATGTATATCAGATCAATGATAAATAGTTGTAGATACTCACTCGTAAACTTTTGTAGATACATTAATCAAAAACACAAATTAATTTTCAGTGTTATAATACAGTGATAGAGCAAAGTTCTGTTGAGCAATATGTATGAACACATGCCACACCTCCTCTAAGTTCCAAGTGATTTCCAGCCTTTCCCCCAACTCGGCTCAAAGCATATGTGATTCTTCAGAAAAAACATACATAAACACAAAAGGTAGTACAGTGATTGGTGCTTCAAACCATCATGCATGGAATATCGATCTCGGAGCTTAGatgtatgctactccctccgtaaaccaaTATAAgattgtttagatcactactttagtgatctaaacgattttatattagtttatagagcgAGCATATGAGAAGCGGTTGTTATCATTAAACAAAGAATAAATTGGCAATCCAACCCGCACATATGGATTCTCTAGGCCAATAAACAAGTACGGAAAGTAGATGATGTTGCAAACAAATTTCTACATCGATTATCCAAAAACATCGTCTTCACAAATTTAAGAAACTCACATTTGCAGTTATTGTAGCTGGATTTGTTTACCACAGAGAAGGCAATCCTTTTCtgagcccgggctcatctgcacccgtgTTGAatcaaaaattcaaaacaaatactagaaaaattcaaaaaaaatccaaaaaaaattctcATGGTAGACAATTTGGTGCGTGAGGTCAGACCCAATTTTCAAATGAGCACAGCTGAGCAACtcttggcaaaaaagacaaattcgggGTCTGCAAACAGTTTACTATTCACGTACTGTTTTGatctgatttgtcttttttgctgagagttaCTCAAATGTCCAAATAAACTAATATTTAAAGTGAACTTCACGCAATAAATTGTCTACCatggaaaaaatagaattttttgaatttttctaatatTTTTTCGAATATTTTCCTGgtcgggtgcagatgagcctgagCACCGAATTGCTGCACTTATGATGTTCTACAAATAATATACCCATCCATTGTTATCTTTATATGACTTCCTAATGATGTCCTTCAGGGGAACAAAGTATTTTGGGAGTATGGCGGATACAATCATGTAGAAGAACCACTGAAAGCTCTATTGCAATATAAATGAAAAAATATGAATAATCCTGTCCCTAGTTGTAAATATACAACTTTTCATATTATCCAAAAATAAACAACACAAAGAAGGGATTGAGAGGGAGAGAGATGTCATCCCTTCTATAGGGGAATATTGTGCTCCACCCGGGGTGCTCCATGCTCCAATTTCAGAACATCAATTTCAAATgtttcaaaaattctaaaaaaatatatGAATGTTCACAAGGAATGTGACTGCAACTTCTAAAAATTCCAGGTCCAAACTCAAAAtgtacattgagaaacaaaaaagacaaactcATATATGAATAGTATCAAATGTGCTAAATTTTACTCCTATTTTTCTCTATGTGAACATTtatatttattatttttaaaaaattGAAACACTAAAGTTGATTATTATTATTTAAAGCTGGAGCACGGGAAGCACTGAGAGCACCTTATATTTCCCCCTTTATATAATGATGACCGATGAAGAAGCTGAGATAGGAGGTTACACTCTTGAAGTACAGTGCCATGAAGAAGCTGAGATAGGAGGTTACACTCTTGAAGTACAGTGCCCCTAATAATTACAATTAGCGCTAAACATTGGAGTATGGGCTGTCGGATCTGTAAGTATGGATAAGCAGGATTGATTTGGATCTTTAGATCTCCCAATTCAAGCACTTATAAGGTAGCCTATGTGCACGTTGATATTATTACACATTAATTAAGTGAAACTCATCATTTTGTTCTTGATTTCAAATGATATTATCAAACGATGGTTGATCATTTTGCTTTGCTCAACGTTGCATTTACTGTGTTACAAAAAATGACCAAATACAAAAGACACAAGATAATCCGATAGAATAACAGGGCAGAATCTCTTGATTCAACCAAAACACAACCACACCAATTTCACGATTACCATTACAAAGCAAATCCCACAATTATCAGAAAGTTTTCAAGACACTCAACATCTGACAGTTACTGACACCAACATTGGAGAGTCGACTGACAACCATAGATAAAAGCAAAAATACTTAAGACAGCATAGATTTTAGCATACAGTGCGATTAGCACTTGACCTCTTTCAGCCCATGTGCAAAGTACAGGAAAGTTGGATCAGCAGCTCCCTCCTTGTAGTAGGCGAACACCACGCCGCCATCATCATGCATGCTCTCGCCAACAAAGCTGAAACACCAGTTTTAGAACTTGCGTAAGTTGAATGGATAGATTATTACTACCTtcccaaaaatataaaaaaattccgtCACTGATTTAACTTCAATAGAATAAATTACCAGTATCTAAAATACCAAAGTAATAAAGTACTAACGTGTCTGGACAGATCAATGATAGACAGTGCCTGCACTTTTGAGCAAGGCAAAGAGAGAACTTACAACTGAAGGTCCTTGAGCTTGCTAAGAAGATACTTTGTGGCGGACTCAACATTCTTCTTGAAAGCATCTAGGTCATCCCCTTCAAGCTTGGCAGAGAGGTTCTTGATGTAGCGCTTCATGTGAGAGATAAACTGCTTCTTGTCAAAAGCAGGTTGCTCCTGCAAAAGGTAATGAGGGCTTAGCACTATCATCAAGTGCATAAAAAGTAGATAGGTCAAGAGCATCAAAAAGAGCAAGCAACCTGAAGACGGAAGGTGTCAACAATGTCAACCACCTTCACAGCCTGGTCATCAACACCCTCATCATCACCACCACCCTCAGCAGAGGGATTGGCTCCAATGTCCACATCAACTGCTCCTTGAACGACCCACTACAAGCATTCAAAACCATACAGGTCAAATAAACTAAAACATCTGAACAATGTTAGCACAAAGAAAAGTAATGTGCAGTGTGAGAGATTTAGA is drawn from Triticum dicoccoides isolate Atlit2015 ecotype Zavitan chromosome 4A, WEW_v2.0, whole genome shotgun sequence and contains these coding sequences:
- the LOC119286018 gene encoding translationally-controlled tumor protein homolog translates to MLVYQDKLSGDELLSDSFPYRELENGVLWEVDGHWVVQGAVDVDIGANPSAEGGGDDEGVDDQAVKVVDIVDTFRLQEQPAFDKKQFISHMKRYIKNLSAKLEGDDLDAFKKNVESATKYLLSKLKDLQFFVGESMHDDGGVVFAYYKEGAADPTFLYFAHGLKEVKC